From the Alkalibacter rhizosphaerae genome, one window contains:
- a CDS encoding stress-responsive transcriptional regulator PspC: protein MKKWIGILSIIASSTLMVMGLLYLIQKKQNEKIGGRLIKVDYRFSKEF from the coding sequence ATGAAGAAATGGATAGGCATACTCAGTATCATTGCGTCATCGACCTTGATGGTCATGGGATTGCTTTACTTGATACAGAAGAAGCAGAATGAAAAAATTGGTGGAAGATTGATTAAAGTAGATTACCGTTTCAGCAAAGAATTTTAA
- a CDS encoding MGDG synthase family glycosyltransferase, whose amino-acid sequence MNKVIIFTASTGGGHNIAANSIREHFAESGYEAETMDAFKETSRFLDRIIAKGYERIVHISPKTFGRMYRAANNETLSHYIMWVITDVMEDDIQKILEEKKPDLLVVTHPLVTNVLATLKKDGLFHIPIVSIVTDYRIHQAYIHEEVDAYIVGSEYTKQTMIERGVEPHRIHPFGIPVRKSFLDHKKVVVKDYDVDLTVLLMAGSMGTNQIEKAFISLLQSNHYLKIVAVCGNNEKVKGKIEKIAAEYDGNKIVTILGFAENIPELMDMADVVITKPGGLTTTEAIIKNIPMIIPYYIPGQEEENADFLVETGMAIKVEKITDLSEVVGYLVHNKDILDTMAFNMSELARARSIDQIIELGNDLIQTYEKNEADS is encoded by the coding sequence ATGAACAAAGTCATCATATTCACCGCTTCCACTGGAGGAGGCCACAATATTGCCGCCAATTCGATTCGGGAACATTTTGCCGAATCTGGTTACGAAGCGGAGACCATGGATGCGTTCAAGGAAACCAGTCGTTTTTTGGACAGGATCATCGCCAAGGGGTATGAAAGAATCGTCCACATCAGTCCCAAAACATTTGGCAGGATGTATCGGGCTGCAAACAATGAAACGTTGAGTCATTATATCATGTGGGTCATTACGGATGTTATGGAAGATGACATCCAAAAGATTTTAGAGGAAAAGAAGCCCGATCTACTGGTAGTCACCCATCCTTTGGTGACAAATGTTCTGGCCACCTTGAAGAAAGATGGTCTCTTTCACATACCCATTGTTTCCATCGTTACCGATTACCGAATCCATCAAGCATATATTCATGAAGAAGTTGATGCCTACATTGTAGGCAGTGAATACACCAAACAGACGATGATCGAAAGGGGTGTGGAACCCCATCGGATCCATCCGTTTGGGATACCGGTACGAAAGTCGTTTTTGGATCATAAAAAAGTGGTGGTCAAAGATTACGATGTGGATTTGACTGTTTTGCTGATGGCCGGGTCCATGGGAACCAACCAGATCGAAAAGGCATTTATAAGTCTGCTTCAGTCAAATCATTACCTGAAAATTGTAGCCGTTTGCGGCAACAACGAGAAGGTCAAAGGTAAGATCGAAAAAATCGCGGCAGAATATGATGGAAATAAAATAGTTACCATTTTGGGATTCGCAGAAAACATACCAGAGCTGATGGACATGGCGGACGTGGTCATCACCAAACCTGGAGGGTTGACCACTACGGAAGCAATCATAAAAAACATACCAATGATCATTCCATATTACATTCCTGGACAAGAGGAAGAGAATGCAGATTTTCTAGTAGAGACAGGAATGGCCATTAAAGTAGAGAAGATTACCGATCTTTCTGAAGTTGTGGGATATCTGGTGCACAACAAGGATATTTTGGATACCATGGCTTTTAACATGTCTGAACTGGCTAGAGCTCGATCCATCGACCAAATCATTGAACTGGGAAATGATTTGATCCAAACATATGAAAAAAATGAAGCGGACTCGTAA
- the mgtE gene encoding magnesium transporter, which produces MENLFALLENKDYKGLRAHLSTLHAPDIADAMEQTQEKESLLIFRLLPKDLAVEVFSHMEPFYQAEFSELIREEELRDLVDELYFDDKIDYLEEIPATLVKKILRNTPENERKLINQFLNYPDYSAGSIMTIEFVDLKKSMTVADAIKRIRRIGTDKETIYTCYVIDNERTLEGLISLKELILTSEDTTIEEIMNADFISVTTHTDQEDVAEKFLKYDLLAMPVVDSENRLVGIITVDDVLDVMEEEATKDFHMMAGMQVSEETYMESSVIQLFKKRFPWLAVLMISATLTSAIMESYEALIAGMAILSANIPMLMGTSGNAGAQASTLMVRSIAVGDVEFKDIFRIIWKEFRVSFLIGCSLAVLNYIRMYFIGGYSPTLSLVVSLTLIITIALAKLIGSTLPMVAKKIGLDPAIMANPMISTILDALVLITYFKISSAFFPLG; this is translated from the coding sequence ATGGAAAATCTATTTGCCCTACTTGAAAATAAAGACTACAAAGGTTTGCGTGCGCATCTATCAACATTGCATGCACCGGATATTGCCGATGCAATGGAACAAACCCAGGAGAAGGAGAGCCTTCTCATTTTTCGACTTTTGCCCAAGGATCTGGCTGTAGAAGTTTTCTCGCACATGGAACCGTTCTACCAGGCAGAATTTTCCGAGTTGATTCGCGAAGAGGAACTGCGCGACTTGGTGGATGAGTTATATTTTGACGACAAAATCGACTACTTGGAAGAGATCCCAGCCACGTTGGTCAAAAAAATACTTCGTAACACTCCGGAAAACGAACGAAAATTGATCAATCAATTTCTGAATTACCCGGACTACAGTGCGGGCAGCATCATGACCATTGAATTCGTGGATCTAAAAAAATCCATGACCGTGGCGGATGCCATCAAAAGGATCCGACGCATTGGAACGGACAAGGAAACCATATATACTTGTTATGTCATCGATAATGAACGAACCCTGGAGGGATTGATCTCCCTGAAAGAGCTGATACTAACTTCTGAAGATACCACCATCGAAGAAATCATGAATGCAGACTTCATCAGCGTGACCACTCATACTGACCAAGAAGATGTTGCAGAAAAGTTTTTGAAATACGACTTGTTGGCCATGCCCGTCGTCGATTCTGAAAATCGCTTGGTCGGCATCATCACAGTCGATGATGTCTTGGATGTCATGGAAGAAGAGGCAACCAAGGACTTTCACATGATGGCAGGTATGCAGGTCAGTGAAGAAACCTATATGGAATCCAGCGTGATCCAGTTATTCAAAAAAAGATTCCCGTGGCTGGCAGTGTTGATGATCTCTGCCACCTTGACCAGTGCTATTATGGAAAGTTATGAAGCACTGATAGCCGGCATGGCGATACTCAGCGCCAATATCCCCATGCTTATGGGTACCAGCGGTAATGCCGGTGCGCAAGCATCCACATTGATGGTACGTTCCATCGCAGTGGGCGATGTGGAATTTAAGGACATCTTCCGCATTATATGGAAAGAATTTCGTGTTTCTTTCCTTATTGGATGCTCCCTTGCAGTATTGAATTATATTCGCATGTACTTCATCGGCGGATATTCTCCGACACTTTCTCTGGTGGTCAGCCTGACACTGATCATTACCATTGCTTTAGCCAAACTGATCGGTAGCACCTTGCCAATGGTGGCAAAAAAAATCGGTTTAGATCCAGCCATTATGGCAAACCCTATGATCAGCACCATTTTGGATGCACTGGTATTGATCACTTATTTCAAAATCAGTTCTGCCTTTTTCCCGTTGGGATAG
- a CDS encoding response regulator transcription factor, with protein MQKIFVVEDDKNLRNLIRDYLVKEGYQVTTAVDGNDALAQWRHHLADLVILDVMMPGLDGYEVLEYIREESSVPVIFLTAKGELSDRIQGFETGADDYMTKPFSIKELLMRIKAILKRTEEEKPEIWKHGLIEIHPRNMEAFVDGNRVDLTTREYDLLIYLVENAGIPVRRETIIDRIWGLDFDGDDRAVDTAIKRLRKKMGRGEDYIKTIRGIGYKFEVEK; from the coding sequence ATGCAAAAGATATTTGTAGTGGAAGACGATAAAAACCTGCGGAACTTGATTCGGGATTACCTTGTAAAAGAAGGTTATCAGGTAACGACTGCGGTGGATGGAAACGACGCGCTGGCCCAATGGCGTCATCATTTGGCGGATCTGGTCATACTAGACGTCATGATGCCCGGGCTGGATGGATACGAAGTTTTGGAGTACATCCGGGAGGAAAGCTCCGTTCCGGTCATTTTTCTCACGGCAAAAGGCGAACTGTCTGATCGAATACAGGGCTTTGAAACAGGTGCAGACGACTACATGACCAAACCTTTCAGCATCAAGGAACTGTTGATGCGTATCAAGGCCATTTTAAAGCGGACGGAAGAAGAAAAACCTGAAATTTGGAAACACGGCTTGATAGAGATCCATCCTAGAAATATGGAGGCTTTTGTCGATGGAAATCGAGTGGATCTAACGACCAGAGAATACGATTTGTTGATATACCTGGTCGAAAATGCCGGAATTCCGGTGCGAAGGGAAACCATCATCGATCGGATCTGGGGGTTGGATTTCGATGGAGATGACAGGGCCGTCGATACTGCCATCAAAAGACTTCGAAAAAAAATGGGTAGGGGCGAAGACTATATAAAAACCATTCGTGGCATCGGTTATAAGTTTGAGGTGGAAAAGTGA
- a CDS encoding sensor histidine kinase, which yields MKNSVFKRIFFYTGLLVVALLLLMLVGVRFWLEDYYYARQEDAILSAAEEIQAVYLEDPARVPEALAFYGENLGATMVITTAEGRILFSGTSSNVTMGGMMGGNGRFTRMQGMNGIGEEDWLLYSNSLGDGNLLITRLAYASFERAISVLSWFMLLLTLPLLLIGMFLIFMLSRTISRPLVQLNQVANRMKELDFKARYTGTETDEIGQLGQTLNDLTVRLKDTIGKLQEELKKEKTMESMRKEFVARVSHEIRTPVSVIRGYVEAMEDGLYDDEQEQKVALDVITEESEKITKMTQDLLDLSQLESGNYKLNIKPLDYADLLQDVHKKFLVNKKYDRSLFPIETPNKPVIVMGDGFRLEQVLNNLINNAFAHVEQDGLVRITCYEDKDHIITKIYNKGRKIPEGDLPFLWESFYKGDANSKGNGVGLGLSIAKNILMLHKGSWDVKNLDNGVEFSFVLPKINEE from the coding sequence GTGAAAAACAGTGTTTTCAAGAGAATATTTTTCTATACAGGCCTCCTTGTGGTGGCCTTGTTGCTGTTGATGCTGGTTGGTGTGCGTTTTTGGTTGGAAGATTATTATTATGCAAGACAGGAAGATGCCATTCTAAGCGCAGCAGAAGAAATTCAAGCCGTGTATTTGGAAGATCCTGCCCGTGTACCGGAGGCATTGGCGTTTTATGGAGAAAATCTTGGAGCGACCATGGTCATTACAACTGCAGAAGGGAGAATTCTCTTTAGCGGGACGTCCAGTAATGTAACCATGGGTGGAATGATGGGAGGTAACGGCAGATTCACGCGGATGCAGGGAATGAATGGCATAGGGGAGGAAGATTGGCTGTTATACAGCAATTCTCTAGGAGACGGGAATTTGTTGATCACCCGATTGGCGTATGCGTCCTTCGAAAGGGCAATTTCCGTACTATCCTGGTTTATGCTTTTATTGACGCTACCGTTGCTTCTGATCGGCATGTTTTTGATTTTTATGCTTTCGAGAACCATATCAAGACCTCTCGTTCAACTGAATCAAGTAGCCAATCGAATGAAAGAACTGGATTTCAAAGCTCGCTATACAGGTACGGAAACAGATGAGATCGGGCAGTTGGGTCAAACTTTGAATGACCTAACGGTCCGGCTAAAAGATACGATCGGGAAACTTCAGGAAGAATTAAAAAAAGAGAAGACCATGGAGTCCATGCGCAAGGAATTTGTAGCCAGGGTATCTCATGAAATCAGAACGCCGGTTTCCGTCATTCGAGGGTATGTGGAAGCCATGGAAGACGGTCTCTACGATGATGAACAGGAACAAAAGGTTGCGCTAGATGTCATTACGGAAGAATCGGAAAAAATCACCAAGATGACCCAAGATCTTCTGGATCTCTCCCAACTGGAATCCGGAAATTACAAATTGAATATAAAACCCTTGGATTATGCGGATCTGCTGCAGGATGTCCACAAGAAATTTCTTGTCAACAAAAAATACGATAGGAGCTTGTTTCCGATAGAGACCCCGAATAAACCTGTGATCGTAATGGGGGATGGTTTTCGATTGGAGCAAGTATTGAACAACCTGATCAACAATGCATTTGCCCATGTCGAACAAGACGGATTGGTCCGGATCACATGTTATGAAGATAAGGATCATATCATAACCAAAATATATAACAAAGGGAGAAAGATTCCGGAAGGAGACCTGCCGTTTTTATGGGAGTCATTTTATAAAGGAGACGCCAATTCCAAAGGTAATGGTGTTGGTTTGGGATTATCCATTGCAAAAAATATCTTGATGCTTCATAAAGGAAGTTGGGATGTAAAAAATTTGGACAATGGTGTTGAGTTTTCTTTTGTTCTCCCAAAAATAAACGAGGAATGA
- a CDS encoding valine--tRNA ligase has translation MINRTLSKSYNPGDFEDEIYRFWEEKGYFKPEVHPDGKPYTIVMPPPNITGQLHLGHAFDGTLQDIIIRWKRMQGFSALWLPGTDHASIATEVKVVEKIKEEEGKGKEDLGREEFLVRAWDWAMVYKKRIAGQFRKLGASCDWDRERFTMDEGCTNAVTETFVRLYEKGLIYQGNRIINWCPDCKTALSDAEVEYEEKAGKLYHVKYPIEGSEEFLIVATTRPETMLGDSGVAVHPDDERYTHLVGKYVILPLMDRRIPIVADDYVDPTFGTGAVKMTPAHDPNDFEVGLRHNLEQIRVLDDSGVLNHLAGKYEGLERYTARTKIVEDLTELGLMEKIEERPHNVGACYRCDTTVEPIISKQWFVDMKPLAEPAIDVVREGTTKFIPDRFSKIYYNWMENIKDWCISRQLWWGHRIPAYYCQDCGAVMVSRTPVQTCDQCDSKNVVQDEDVLDTWFSSALWPFSTLGWPEETPDLNKFYPNNLLVTGFDIIFFWVARMIFSGIEQMGETPFSDVYIHGLIRDGQGRKMSKSLGNGVDPLEVIETFGADPLRFTIVTGNAAGNDIRWNEEKVNANRNFANKIWNATKFVLMHVEGRKVSSIEEQKQHLEPMDRWIISRMNQVAKEVNENLEKYELGIAAQKLYDFMWNEYCDWYIELVKPRLFQGEGPSKEAALATLQEVLETSLRLLHPFMPFITEKLYLSLLEDKSTIMVAAWPVWREDLVYEKEEADMAFVMDGVRGVRNIRAERNVPPSKKLKAVLIPATPEKADIVMANEGSIKTLANLESLTIQKNKDGLDNAAAALLDGGELLIPMDSLIDPKEEMERLQKEKDHLEKEIDRVVKKLANKGFVDKAPEKVVEEERGKEAKYRAMYENVLELMKRFS, from the coding sequence ATGATCAACAGAACATTATCCAAATCCTACAATCCCGGAGATTTTGAAGATGAGATCTATCGTTTTTGGGAAGAAAAGGGATACTTTAAACCAGAGGTGCATCCAGACGGGAAACCGTATACAATTGTGATGCCGCCTCCTAATATCACAGGGCAGCTCCACTTGGGTCATGCATTTGATGGAACGCTCCAGGACATCATCATCCGCTGGAAGCGGATGCAGGGATTTTCTGCACTATGGTTGCCGGGGACGGATCACGCAAGCATCGCCACGGAAGTAAAAGTGGTAGAGAAAATCAAAGAAGAAGAAGGAAAAGGCAAGGAAGACCTTGGGCGGGAAGAGTTTTTGGTGAGAGCCTGGGACTGGGCCATGGTTTACAAAAAACGGATCGCCGGTCAGTTTCGAAAACTTGGTGCTTCCTGCGACTGGGATCGGGAACGGTTCACCATGGATGAAGGATGTACCAATGCCGTAACGGAAACGTTTGTACGATTGTACGAAAAAGGGTTGATCTATCAAGGCAATCGAATCATCAACTGGTGCCCGGACTGTAAAACGGCCTTGTCCGATGCGGAAGTGGAATACGAAGAAAAAGCAGGAAAGCTATATCACGTAAAATATCCTATCGAAGGATCGGAAGAATTTTTGATCGTTGCCACCACCCGACCGGAAACCATGCTGGGAGACAGCGGGGTGGCAGTTCATCCGGATGATGAACGATACACCCATCTGGTAGGGAAATATGTGATCCTGCCGTTGATGGATCGACGTATTCCCATCGTTGCAGACGATTATGTGGATCCCACATTTGGAACGGGTGCTGTAAAAATGACACCGGCCCACGACCCCAATGATTTTGAGGTGGGATTGCGGCACAATTTGGAGCAAATCCGCGTTTTGGACGATTCCGGGGTCCTTAACCACTTGGCAGGAAAGTATGAAGGGTTGGAACGTTATACAGCCAGAACAAAAATCGTAGAAGACTTGACGGAATTGGGGTTGATGGAAAAAATCGAAGAGCGCCCCCATAATGTGGGAGCCTGTTACCGGTGCGACACGACAGTGGAACCCATCATCTCCAAACAGTGGTTTGTCGACATGAAACCTTTGGCAGAACCGGCCATTGACGTGGTGCGGGAAGGAACCACAAAATTCATTCCGGACCGATTCAGCAAAATATACTACAACTGGATGGAAAATATCAAAGACTGGTGTATTTCCCGCCAATTGTGGTGGGGGCATCGGATCCCTGCTTACTATTGTCAAGATTGCGGAGCGGTCATGGTGTCTAGAACACCGGTGCAGACTTGCGATCAATGTGATTCCAAAAATGTAGTGCAGGATGAAGACGTATTGGATACCTGGTTCAGTAGTGCTCTATGGCCTTTTAGCACACTGGGATGGCCCGAAGAGACGCCGGATTTGAACAAGTTCTATCCCAACAATTTGCTGGTCACCGGATTTGACATCATCTTCTTCTGGGTCGCCCGAATGATCTTTTCCGGGATCGAACAAATGGGGGAAACGCCATTTTCCGATGTTTACATCCACGGCTTGATCCGGGACGGACAGGGAAGAAAAATGAGCAAATCCCTGGGCAACGGTGTGGATCCCTTGGAAGTGATCGAAACCTTCGGAGCAGATCCTCTTCGATTCACCATCGTCACTGGAAATGCTGCCGGAAATGATATTCGATGGAATGAAGAAAAGGTAAACGCCAATCGTAACTTTGCCAACAAGATATGGAATGCCACGAAATTCGTGTTGATGCATGTGGAAGGACGAAAAGTCTCATCCATCGAGGAACAAAAGCAACATTTGGAACCGATGGACCGCTGGATCATCAGCAGGATGAATCAAGTGGCCAAAGAAGTCAACGAAAACCTGGAAAAATACGAATTGGGGATCGCTGCACAAAAGCTGTATGATTTTATGTGGAATGAATACTGCGATTGGTATATTGAATTGGTGAAACCCCGCTTATTTCAAGGGGAAGGTCCCTCCAAAGAAGCCGCTTTGGCCACTTTGCAGGAAGTATTGGAAACATCGTTGCGATTGCTTCACCCATTCATGCCATTTATTACGGAAAAATTGTATTTGTCGCTGTTGGAAGACAAATCCACCATCATGGTCGCTGCATGGCCGGTATGGCGGGAAGACCTTGTCTACGAAAAGGAAGAAGCGGACATGGCCTTTGTCATGGATGGGGTTCGTGGAGTAAGAAACATCCGCGCTGAACGAAATGTTCCGCCATCCAAGAAACTAAAAGCCGTATTGATCCCGGCCACACCGGAAAAAGCGGACATCGTCATGGCCAATGAAGGCTCCATCAAGACGCTGGCCAACCTGGAATCCTTGACGATCCAAAAGAACAAGGATGGGTTGGACAATGCGGCAGCTGCATTGTTGGATGGCGGAGAGTTGTTGATCCCCATGGACTCCCTTATTGATCCAAAGGAAGAAATGGAGCGGCTGCAAAAAGAAAAAGACCACCTGGAAAAGGAAATCGACCGAGTGGTGAAAAAACTGGCAAATAAAGGTTTTGTCGATAAAGCACCGGAAAAAGTGGTGGAAGAAGAACGAGGAAAAGAAGCAAAATATCGGGCAATGTACGAAAATGTATTGGAGCTGATGAAACGCTTTTCCTAA
- a CDS encoding DUF4364 family protein, translating into MCILYFDSENVLENKLILLYAFNQCKAPLTKEQISQIIIENVQISYFDIQFLIDSLVADEFLVGGSPSNPNIYSISDKGRQTLGLFIHRIPSYIKEMLDLFIRRNKDNVLKDVRSKASYILRGDGDFAVQLSLVENEVELMELSIHVPNKAQAKYVCNNWENRSSQIYSDIIQALIKED; encoded by the coding sequence GTGTGCATATTGTATTTTGACTCTGAAAACGTACTGGAAAACAAACTCATTCTGTTGTATGCATTCAACCAATGCAAGGCTCCATTAACAAAAGAGCAGATCAGCCAGATTATCATAGAAAATGTTCAAATCAGCTATTTTGACATACAATTCCTCATTGACAGCCTGGTGGCCGATGAATTTTTGGTTGGAGGGTCCCCTTCCAATCCCAATATCTATTCCATCTCCGACAAAGGCCGGCAGACCTTGGGATTATTCATCCATCGTATTCCTTCTTATATCAAGGAAATGCTGGATCTGTTCATTCGACGCAACAAGGACAATGTCCTCAAAGATGTTCGAAGCAAAGCTTCTTACATCTTGCGGGGAGACGGGGACTTTGCCGTTCAACTGTCCTTGGTGGAAAACGAGGTGGAATTGATGGAACTTTCCATCCACGTTCCCAACAAGGCTCAAGCCAAATACGTTTGCAACAACTGGGAAAACCGCAGCAGCCAAATCTATTCGGACATCATACAGGCACTCATCAAAGAAGATTAG
- a CDS encoding 4Fe-4S double cluster binding domain-containing protein — MKSLDGFLKQIGVVHSGYSKVEGLVPENWRDLHYALSVFYPLSKPILRDMGRGDGPTKTYFAQYRALNALINQTCLQIGMFLEEQGFEAVPVPASQTVSDGLDIRGIFSHRMAATLSGSGWIGKSGMFIHNNLGPGIRMGTVLTNKVLEVGEPIREGRCGNCRLCVVHCPAMAIEGVEWHAGLERNRLYDAKSCSDYMKEAYMHIGRGSVCGICMSVCPYNRIHEKGKGESI; from the coding sequence ATGAAATCTTTAGATGGATTTTTGAAGCAAATCGGAGTAGTTCATAGCGGGTATTCGAAAGTGGAAGGCTTGGTTCCGGAAAACTGGAGAGATCTTCACTATGCCTTATCCGTGTTTTATCCGCTGTCCAAACCGATCCTTCGAGATATGGGCAGGGGAGACGGACCTACAAAAACCTATTTTGCCCAGTATCGGGCATTGAATGCCCTGATCAACCAGACATGTCTTCAAATTGGAATGTTCTTGGAGGAGCAGGGTTTCGAAGCAGTTCCGGTTCCGGCCTCACAAACGGTCAGTGACGGACTGGATATTCGAGGAATTTTTTCCCATCGAATGGCAGCTACGTTATCTGGAAGCGGGTGGATCGGGAAAAGCGGCATGTTCATACACAACAACCTGGGGCCGGGTATTCGAATGGGAACTGTATTGACAAACAAGGTCTTGGAGGTCGGAGAGCCGATCCGTGAAGGGCGATGTGGGAACTGCCGTTTGTGCGTGGTCCATTGTCCGGCTATGGCCATTGAAGGGGTGGAGTGGCATGCAGGCTTGGAAAGGAATCGCCTATATGATGCCAAGTCTTGCAGCGACTACATGAAGGAGGCCTACATGCACATTGGAAGGGGATCCGTATGCGGGATCTGCATGAGCGTCTGCCCATATAATCGGATCCATGAGAAAGGAAAGGGGGAATCCATATGA
- a CDS encoding lipoate--protein ligase: MKYIKTDWSMPYYNMAFEEYLLNDMPPEDYVFFYIHRPSIIVGKHQNTIEEVNKEYVDDQGLVVSRRLSGGGAVYHDEGNLNFSFVLQAGKEDVNNFRKFTKPIILALEKIGIKAELSGRNDITIDGKKFSGNAQFARRNRLLHHGTLLFDSQMSNLTKALQVKDLKIQSKGVKSVRSRVTNIKPYLTKDISIQEFQQYLVEYMGELNPMDEIFLSDQDMKNIEEKVTQKFSTWDWNWGISPDFDIQNMAKFDCGIIDVRLNVSEGKIKNIKIFGDFFVRRPIEELEAKLTHQIYRRDALMKTLETIDLNDFFFGLDKKAFVEFLCQQ, translated from the coding sequence ATGAAGTACATCAAAACCGATTGGAGCATGCCATACTACAACATGGCATTTGAAGAATATCTGTTGAATGACATGCCACCGGAGGATTATGTGTTTTTTTACATACATCGACCCTCCATCATCGTGGGAAAACACCAGAATACCATTGAAGAAGTGAACAAGGAATACGTGGATGATCAAGGTCTGGTCGTTTCCCGACGGTTGTCCGGTGGTGGAGCCGTTTACCATGACGAAGGCAACTTGAACTTTTCTTTTGTCCTGCAGGCCGGGAAAGAGGATGTGAACAACTTTCGAAAATTCACAAAACCTATTATTCTGGCTTTGGAAAAAATAGGGATCAAAGCGGAGTTGAGCGGAAGAAATGATATAACCATCGATGGGAAAAAATTTTCAGGGAATGCCCAATTTGCCCGTCGCAATCGACTACTGCACCACGGTACCTTACTTTTTGATTCCCAAATGTCCAATCTGACAAAGGCCCTTCAGGTCAAAGATCTAAAGATCCAGTCCAAGGGCGTCAAATCTGTGCGCAGCAGGGTGACAAATATCAAGCCTTATCTGACAAAAGACATATCGATCCAAGAGTTTCAACAATATCTGGTCGAGTATATGGGAGAATTGAATCCCATGGACGAGATCTTTCTTTCCGACCAAGACATGAAAAACATCGAAGAGAAAGTGACACAGAAGTTTTCCACGTGGGATTGGAACTGGGGGATCTCTCCGGATTTTGACATTCAAAACATGGCAAAATTCGACTGCGGGATCATTGATGTCCGATTGAATGTCAGCGAAGGAAAAATCAAAAACATTAAAATCTTCGGAGATTTTTTTGTTCGGCGACCCATTGAAGAATTGGAGGCAAAGCTGACCCATCAAATCTATCGTCGGGATGCATTGATGAAAACATTGGAGACAATCGACTTGAACGATTTTTTCTTTGGATTGGACAAGAAGGCTTTTGTTGAATTTCTGTGCCAACAATAA
- a CDS encoding aspartate kinase: protein MNIVVQKYGGSSVGDIERIQRVAKRIIKKKEEGFLPVVVVSAMGDNTDILLDMAYQISSNPPKREIDMLISTGEQVSIALLSMALQTLGHDAISLTGPQVGIKTEGHHTKSRIADIDDKVLRKHLENNRIIIVAGFQGSNQDSDITTLGRGGSDTTAVALAGKLQCPCEIYTDVDGIYSLDPRMYSNAKKLDTISYEEMLEMASLGAGVMHTRAIELAQKYRIPILVASSMEEKPGTIIKESEQNMESAVITGLAIDNNDVLITLNNVPYSIAITAEIFDRLAKKDINIDMISQTSPKDHSVNISFTTPKGDLEDAKSALQLITTKFQEISTQVNDKISKLSVVGIGMRSHSGVAAQIFVLLAKANIEVQMVTTSEIKISYVIDPKDQQKAVELIASEFDL, encoded by the coding sequence ATGAACATCGTGGTACAAAAATACGGCGGTTCTTCCGTGGGAGATATCGAACGGATCCAACGAGTCGCCAAGCGGATCATCAAAAAGAAAGAAGAAGGTTTTCTTCCGGTAGTTGTGGTCTCCGCCATGGGTGACAATACGGACATACTTTTGGATATGGCATATCAAATTTCTTCCAACCCGCCAAAACGGGAGATCGACATGTTGATTTCGACAGGTGAGCAAGTATCCATTGCTCTTTTGTCCATGGCCCTTCAAACATTGGGCCATGATGCCATCAGCCTGACGGGACCTCAAGTCGGGATCAAAACGGAGGGACATCATACCAAATCTCGAATTGCAGACATTGACGACAAAGTGTTGAGGAAGCATCTGGAAAACAATCGAATCATTATTGTCGCCGGTTTTCAGGGGTCCAATCAGGATTCGGACATCACCACCCTGGGACGAGGTGGCTCGGATACTACTGCAGTGGCGTTGGCCGGAAAACTGCAATGCCCCTGTGAAATTTACACGGATGTAGACGGCATCTACTCCCTGGATCCCAGAATGTATTCCAATGCCAAGAAACTGGATACCATCAGTTACGAAGAGATGTTGGAAATGGCCAGCCTGGGAGCCGGTGTCATGCATACACGGGCAATCGAACTGGCTCAGAAATATCGGATCCCCATCCTGGTTGCTTCCAGCATGGAAGAAAAACCAGGTACGATCATAAAGGAGAGTGAACAGAATATGGAAAGTGCAGTCATTACCGGCCTGGCCATCGACAACAACGACGTTCTGATCACGTTGAACAACGTTCCATACAGCATTGCGATCACTGCAGAAATTTTCGATCGACTGGCAAAAAAAGACATCAATATCGATATGATCAGTCAGACCTCTCCCAAGGACCATTCGGTGAATATTTCCTTCACCACCCCAAAAGGAGATCTGGAAGATGCCAAAAGCGCATTACAGCTGATCACCACAAAATTTCAAGAGATCTCCACCCAGGTAAACGACAAGATCTCCAAACTGTCCGTCGTAGGCATCGGCATGCGAAGTCACTCCGGTGTCGCTGCGCAAATTTTTGTTCTACTTGCCAAAGCCAACATCGAGGTACAAATGGTGACCACATCGGAGATCAAGATCTCCTATGTCATCGATCCAAAGGATCAACAAAAGGCGGTAGAACTCATTGCCAGTGAATTCGACCTGTGA